A genomic window from Elaeis guineensis isolate ETL-2024a chromosome 3, EG11, whole genome shotgun sequence includes:
- the LOC105040941 gene encoding D-amino-acid transaminase, chloroplastic encodes MYSSFFDGITLDPALMMIPLDDHMVHRGHGVFDTTMLFNRYLYDLDSHLVRFLDSASKAKISSPFPRKTLRSILIQLAAASKCTTGSLRFWLSAGPGDFLLSASGLRNSQFYAVVISQNFSECSKGVKVITSTIPMKPPLFAAMKNVNYLPNVHSKMEAEEKGVFASIWVDDQGYVAEGPNANVAFISKRKELLLPLSDKILIGCTAKRLLVLASKLVEQGLLRSVSTRDVTVAEAKNSAEMMFVSSLLPILPIVEWDEQPIGDGLVGELTLAISALLWEDIISGPETRRVPVLHEQMVAT; translated from the exons ATGTATTCTAGTTTTTTTGATGGAATCACTCTTGATCCTGCGCTCATGATGATTCCACTTGATGATCACATGGTTCACAGAGGGCATGGTGTTTTTGATACCACTATGCTTTTTAATCG ATACTTGTATGATTTGGACTCCCATCTGGTCCGGTTCTTGGATTCTGCCTCAAAAGCAAAGATCTCCTCCCCTTTCCCTCGCAAAACACTTCGAAGCATTCTTATCCAGCTTGCAGCAGCATCAAAGTGCACGACAGGCTCCCTAAGGTTCTGGCTGAGTGCTGGTCCTGGGGACTTCTTGCTATCAGCATCAGGGTTACGAAATTCTCAATTCTATGCAGTAGTCATCAGCCAAAACTTCTCCGAGTGCAGCAAAGGTGTTAAAGTTATAACATCAACCATTCCCATGAAACCTCCTCTGTTTGCCGCAATGAAAAATGTGAACTATCTCCCTAATGTTCACTCCAAAATGGAAGCAGAAGAGAAGGGTGTCTTTGCCTCCATCTGGGTTGATGACCAAGGCTACGTTGCCGAGGGTCctaatgcaaatgttgcattCATAAGCAAGAGAAAGGAGCTTCTACTTCCCTTGTCTGATAAAATCCTTATCGGTTGCACTGCTAAGAGGCTTCTCGTGCTAGCAAGCAAATTGGTTGAACAGGGCCTGTTGAGAAGTGTGAGCACCAGAGATGTCACAGTAGCAGAAGCCAAGAATTCAGCTGAAATGATGTTTGTGAGCAGTTTGCTTCCTATACTGCCCATTGTTGAATGGGATGAGCAGCCCATTGGAGATG GATTGGTGGGAGAACTGACACTAGCCATTTCTGCTCTACTCTGGGAGGACATAATTTCAGGCCCAGAAACAAGGAGGGTGCCTGTTCTTCATGAGCAAATGGTTGCGACATAG